The DNA region TTTTGGTAACTAAATCTTTTCTTCCTTATTTAAGGGAGCGAGAAAAGGGTATAATTCTTAATGTAACATCTTCAACAGCTAATATTCCATATCCATTTGTAGCGGTGTATGCTGGAACCAAAGCTGCTTTAGAAACCTGGACAGAAGCTATGAGTTATGAATTAAATGGGTTTGGTATCAGTATCAAAACAGTAGTTCCGGCTTATATGCAAACTAATTTTGGTAATAATGCACAAATAGTTTCACATCAGGATTATCAAGATGTTTTTAATCAATATGTTACAGCAATGAAAGCAGATTCAGGTGCCAAACGCGATACGCCCGAAAGTATCGCCGATGTTATTTACGACGCTGCCACAAACAATAAAAAACTGTTACATTATACCGCAGGTAGCCTTTCTACAAAAGAATATGAATGGTTAAAAAAAGACGGAATTGAGGTAGTGATGAATGAAATGAACAATCGTTTTTTCGGTAGCAGAAAGTAAAGCTAAACTAACTAAACAGCTATGCACATATTGTGGTAATAACAAACTGTGCATAGTTGATCGTTCCCATATCTATTATATGAGATTAATAAATCTGTATCAAATCACTATTAAACTTCAACGCTTTCGGGGGCATCCCAAACATTTCGTACATGTACTTATTCATTTGTGGGAGGTCGTAAAAACCAGTATCATAGGCAACATCCGTAAGGCTTCTGTCTTTATCAGAAAGTGTAAGATAGATCGCCTGGCGCAGCCTTGTCCATAACAAATATTTTGATAAACTGCTTCCCGTTTGTTCTTTGAAGAGAGATGCTAGTCGAGACGCA from Pedobacter endophyticus includes:
- a CDS encoding SDR family oxidoreductase, whose protein sequence is MNKTIFITGASSGLGKATAKLFASKGWTVIAAMREPDKESELIQFSNIHVLKLDISDALQTAEIAAKAEKISPVDVVLNNAGHGLMGPLEGTTDEQLAQQINTNFLGTVLVTKSFLPYLREREKGIILNVTSSTANIPYPFVAVYAGTKAALETWTEAMSYELNGFGISIKTVVPAYMQTNFGNNAQIVSHQDYQDVFNQYVTAMKADSGAKRDTPESIADVIYDAATNNKKLLHYTAGSLSTKEYEWLKKDGIEVVMNEMNNRFFGSRK